Sequence from the Tenrec ecaudatus isolate mTenEca1 chromosome 6, mTenEca1.hap1, whole genome shotgun sequence genome:
GCGGTGAGAGCTGCCTGAGGATCAGGAGAGAAAGGAGCatggcatcttcctggggacccaggctacACGGGAAGCCAGACACGGCAGAGCACACCTTCTATTCCTTTGGGCCATTTCACTTCCAGGAAACACAAATACCAGAACGAAGCAATGGGGATAGAAATCAGATCGGTGGGTGCCTTTGGGAAGGAGGGCACCCTGGGTGCAAACGCACTAGCCTCCATTTTCATCTGAgtcaggggttggcaaactgtgGCCTGACTACATGTGGCTGTGAAGTATAAGTGAAAACGGAGCGCGAGCTCTCATTTCATGGACAAAGCTTCTGAAAGGCTATTACTCCGATCTTGGTGATCTCAGGCTCTCGAATACTTTGTAAATTGTGGTGAGGGACAGGATGGACTCTCCGTCTCAGACGTTTGCCGCACCCTGACCTGGGTGGTGCTTTGCCGGGCGTAATGAGTACTGCGCCTGCACTACAAAGCCCCTGCCGTGGAGCCTATTCTGACTCCGTATGAAACTACTCCATGGAGTCCCGGAGGCTGTCGGTCCTGACAGGCCCAgacggcctcctctttcccccgggAGCGGCACAGAGCAGAGACCATGGAGCTTTCAGCAAGCAGCCCAGCGCTAGGGACAATATAAGACATGTCCCTCTGCACTCCAGCTgatccctgtccccctcccccgccccagggTAGGGAGGACACAGCCACCATTGCAGGACCCCAGCCAGGCTCAGAGCAGGCAGAggtgcctggggggtggggtggggggatggactcAGGGTCTTGGAGGCACCTGACCCAGAGCCCTTCCCACCTGCTGGTATCTCAGGGGTCTGGGAATGGTGCCCATCCCCTGCCCCCTCGCCCCCAGGTGTTTCTTGAATCCTGTGTTGTCAGCTGGTGGCTCAGGGCCTCTGGGGACAATGAGCTGTTTATGGTGGCCCCACCGCCAGGTGCATGCACTCTGCAGCCATTATGTCTACAACACAGGTGTGGGAGGAGGGCCAGGCTCCAGAAGTAGCTTTGCATTCCAGCTCAGCCACCAAGAAGCTGAGTGACCGGGGAGAGGAAAAGGTgttccctctctgagctccttcctCTCAAAATAGGCTCCCAGGACCCACCTCCTGGGGGGCTGACAGGGATGGAAGGCCATGCCTGGCCCACGGGGGTGCCAGGGGCCAAGAGCTCTGCCCTGGCCTTGCGGCTGCCTGTTCTGTAAAAACAGCGCACTGAAGCCGTGTCTGGCACCGAGTAAGTATGCAGGAGCCACCTGCCCTGTCTGCTAGGTGCTCTTTCTCCTCATTGGCCTACTGGCACTGTGTCGATGTCCCCACCCACTTGCCAGGGACCCCTCCTCTCCCTACCCCCAAATTGAGAATCTCCAAAGCCTTCAGGGGCCTGAGCTGGGGTCTGCTCCTCTCATCTCACCAGCCTCCTGGCCTGCCTGGTGGctgtcctccctctcctccctgtcATCTGCCTTACCACGTGCCCAGGGCCAGAGATCCAGAAAAGAAGGTTGGTTGCCAGGGCAACGGAGGATAAAGCCCTTGCTCTGCCAGGCTGCTGATTGGTCCAGACAGGTCCCGCCTCCTGCCATCCTGAGGCTGGGGGACGGAGGAAAGGGTCTCCACAAACAGGGAGAGGTACCTGCGCATGGAGTGGGTGTCTGCCCAGCACTGCGCCCTGTTGGCCCAGGCAGAGGCACTGGgcgggctgagggctagggcctggGGAGCTCTGTCCCCTGTGGAGGGCACTAACCTCACCCTCTCTCTGCCTCCAGCCTTCAGGGCGACAGCAGATGACAGTGTCTCTGGGGACAGCAGCTGCGATTGAGTCTGAGGGCCAAAGCTGAGCTGCTCAGGCTGAGGTGGTGCCCTGAGAACAGGCGTCTGCAGGGCGTGAGGTGGGTCTGCGGGaactcatggggggtggggggcatggggggGGTGTTCCAGTGGTCTGAGGAGCAGGGAGAGGGCCGGCAGCTCACACTACTGGGAGGACACCTTGGCTGAAGCAGGACTGGAAAATGCCCTTCCAGATCATCAgatgatccccccacccccacctccagccccCTTCACTGCCGTGgagagctggagacacagagaGGGTGAGGAGtggtccaaggtcacacagaggCCAAGGGGGACCTTGGTGTCTCCACCTAGGTCAGTCCCCTGTCAGGTTAGGTTAAGGTAGGGGCTCTCAGTCAGCCCCGAAGTGCCTGCAAAGATCTTGCTCACAGGACTGGGGAGGCTAGGGGGACTCTTAATTCTGCCTGGTAGATTTGCAACCTTGATTCTGCAGACCTCAGCCAGTGCTCCTCCCCAGGTCTCCACCCCACTATCCTCAAGTGGATGCCAGAGGAGGTCCTAACtggggccaggggagggggctgagAAGCACCTTGGTCTCAGTCAAGCAGATTGGAGCTGCTTTGCTGCCTGGGGGCCCAGCAAATCCAGTCTCTCTCTCAGGTTCTGCAGAAAGGTTGGTGGCTGGAGGCCTCTGGGCAGCTAACGCTCTGACTCTGGCCAGGAGCAACATCCATTGTACTCCTCACTGGGCAGGGCGCCCGGAGAGGCTGTCTGGATTTGGAGCAGCTAATGGGACAGGGAGAGGAGGGGCTTGGGAAAGGACACAGACTGGGAAGCAGCATCTTGTCCCTCCCTGGGTCACAGGCCACCTGGAGGGAGGGGCTCTGGACAAACTGTGCAGTTTGAAGGTCTCTGGGGGGCCACTGACCGTTCATCACCAGGTGGTGGAGGCGGGCCTCTGCTCACTCACCCAGGCCAGGTGTCTTTCTAACCCCAGGGCCTCAGGTCTCAGGACAGTGCTAGGCTTGGGGTTCAGCTCCACAACTTACTGGCCAGATAATCCAGGACAAAttaggaagtggggggggggcggcacctcagtttcttcatctctaacatgtgtgtgtgtggggggggtaagACTTAGCTCCTAAGTCTTTGTATATTCATGAAAGACCCTCTAGCAGTGCTCTCTCGTTTGAGAGCCTCCACTCGCCCCTTCCTGGTGTCATCATCTCTGATCTGGCTTTTGAAATATGAATGGAGTTTCCCAAGCGAGCAAGAATGCAAAGGGCATTCTGGACACAGGGAAAGCACCTGAGCTGGCAGAGGGACACAGGTGACTGACAAACAGTTCCACAGTTCAGTGGGCCTGGTGGGGGAACAGGCTGGGAGGATGGCTGTGGGGAACAAGTGGGCACCTTCGGTCTGTTCTAAGGAGTTCAGGTGTGTGGAGTGTTTGTGACACACCGTACACCCACCACCTTCCCATTGTCCCCTCGCCCCACCTTTGActccctgagacagcatggttgtGGTGGGGCCCAGTTGAGGTGATCTCCACTCCAGGCCTCCCATGGCAGGTCTCTAGGCTGTCATTTCCACGGGAGCAGAGCGCCAGGCCTTTTTACCACGGAGCCTCCAGGTGGGTGGGAACCAGCAAACGTTGGATACACATTGGAGCACTTCTCTGTGCTCTGAGACGCCTCAGAAATCACTCGAATtcctgaggacggtgcaggactgtgTCGTGCTTCATTCTGCCGTCCGTAGGTTGCTAGGAGTCTGCACCGATTCGATGGCCCCTCACAATATctcttggcacagtggttacatgttgggccacTAATCATAGGGCCTgaggttcaaagccacctgccgctcctctggaggaaaaggaggctttctccgcctgtaagagtgacagtctcagaatcccacaggagcagttctaccctgtcccataaggcCTCATGAGCCTCACTGACTCCAGGCCGTGAGTGAGTCTGAACTGTTAAGTGCTTTCTCTGTGCCATGCATGGTCCCGAGGCTCTGCTGGCATTGCCGTGGCCCTGCATGGTGCAGGTACAAATGGTCAGGGCTTTGTTATGTTGCTTCTTAACACAGTTCACGGCCCTTTCCCAGCTCCATGATACAGAGTAGAAAACAGAGGCTTGGAGACATGTGAATGCATCACGTGGTATGTGCCACGTGTTTCTAAGCCGTTTCCCTACATGAACAGGCCCAGCAGGCGTTCCACACTCCCATCTTACAGATGTAGACACCGAGACCCAGAGAGTGTCTTGCTCGAGTGTTTGGGTTAGCCGGTGGTGGAAGCCAGCTGCCACCCAGTCGAGAGCTCTGGCATTTGGGTTCATGGGGGGCCATCCTATTGATAACACTCAGGATGGCCTGGGGGTATAGGTGGCTGGGAACCCACTCATCTGTGGGACGCCGACTAGACAAGTGAGGGCCAATGgctaggggagtggggagagatagAGGGGTCTCCACCCCCCATCCCCTGCCCCTGGCTCAGCTCTTCTGGGAGTTCTGCACGGCTGCAGGGAGAGAGGGATTCCCTCCCTGGCTCTCCCTCCTATAGGAGAAAGCCAAGGATCAGAGAGGTCAGGCCTCTAGCCCAAGGACACATGTGCTGGAGAAGGTCCAGGTCCTAGGTGAGGGGCTTAAGAGGGCGGATCTTTAAGAGGGCGGATCCCTTAAGAGGGCGGATCCCAGTGCCATGTGGAGAGGGAGACTGGGGCATCCTCAGCCCCTCAtggcgtctgtctgtctgtgtctcgGCAGCCACCACGATGCCGCACTTCCTTGACTGGTTCGTGCCCGTGTACCTGGTCACCTCCGTGCTCATCCTGGTGGGCTTCGGCGCCTGCATCTACTACTTCGAGCCCGGCCTGCAGGAAGCGCACAAGTGGCGCACGCAGCGCCCGATGGTGGACCGCGACCTCCGCAAGACGCTGATGGTGCGCGACAACCTTGCCTTCGGCGGCCCAGAGGTCTGAGCCCGCGCCCAGGGCCTCTCAGGCTGGCCGCCTGCTCAGCCTGGAGACACTGCGCAGAGGGAGCACGCCCCGCTGGTGCTGCATGGCAGCCCACTTTGGGGAGCGCAGGGTGCTCTGGCTGGGGAGAGACGGGGCCCCTGGCATCATGAAGTTCGATCCCGTGTTACAGCCGCTGCTGGCACAGGGTGGGCGCTCCGTGTCCATCCCATGCCCACCCGCACCTGCTCTGGAGAcaactccccaccccaaccccacaccACTCCCAGTGCCTTTGGGCTGTCCTCCCACAGTCCGGGGTTCCGGTTACACTcagccccccaccctgcccagctCTCCAGTGCCAGGAGGCTGGCCCCCTGTTCAGTCCAGCCCCTCTTGTTGGCGCAGTTTAGAACAGGCCAGGGGCTTGAGGTGGAGGGTGCAGGAGGGCAGTCCCCGTGGGAAGGAGAGGTGTGTGGACACAGCCAGCGAGGGGAGGAGCTGTGTGGGAGAGACTGGGGTTCCAGGCAGATCCTGTGGTGGTAGGGGGAGCTctctggggggtgagggggccatTGCAGCTGTTTCcatccccctgcccctgcctctgccccaagGCTGAGGTCGCTAGAAGGAGTCTTcggccctcccttccccccattctgTATTGCACTGTCggggcagccccagccctctCTGAGCCAGGGTCTCTTCCAGACCCCCAGCccaccctgggtccccactctgtggcCTCATTTGGATGTAGCTGGCAACTTGCTTCGCCGTCCTCCTCTGGGGATTCCATCCTTGTTTGTCGCAATAAAGGCTTCCTGACTATCTTTGCAGCCCCGGCTCCCTCCCTGAAAGTCAGACCATGCCTATCTCACTGGGGCTTCAGAAAAAAGCCCCTGATCATACCACACTCACATCCCAGAGGTGGGAACACCGAATCTCAGCAGGGGCAGGGCCCGGCTTCTCAGCTGCTGACACCATCGATGTGCTGGACCCAGTCATTCTCTGACTTGTGGCTGTCCTGCGCACTGCAGGACAGTTAGCAGCACCCCTGGTCTCCACCCATTAGAAACCAGGACCACACTGCCATCCCATGCTGGTGACTGTCATAACTGGCCCGGGGGAGGCCCTGGGGTAGAGTTAGGCTGTACAATCAGACCCGGAGATGCCAAACAACAGAGGCAGAAAGTAAACGGCGGGTTCTTTCCCTCCTGGCACAGTTTCCCAGGGAGGCTGTGCAGGGTTGGTTTGACTGCTGTTCTCAGACCGTTCAGGGACCCAGGCTGTGCTTCTCGTGCGCCATGCCTAGGATGTCACCCTGCTTAGCACCATCTGAGATGGAGCAACAGCGTGGCCTGTGGAAGGCTCTGTTCTCCCCTTCAGTGAAAATCCCAGAGGGCTCCCTTCTTGTACCCCACAGGGCGCCACAGGGCCACGCCTAGCAgcaagggaggctggggaaaAGCTTTAGCTGGATGGCCACGTGCCCATCTGACATGTTGCCTCCTGCTCAGAAGTTACAGTTCTGTTCCAGTGGGACTCGCCAGAGGCCTCAGAATCAAAGATTTGGAGCAGATCTGCGGACCCCAGATTAGGGCTCTTTCTTGCATGGGCTACATCTTGGGAGCCATACAGGGGGCAAGAAACTTTCTCTGATCTTGGGGGATAGGGCTGTTCAAcctccatggggggtggggagaaaatcCAGAATTGCTCAAGCCGTTTGAGAGGCAGGAAAGCTGTCTCAGGGGCTACCTTTTGGGAAGTGCCCCTTAAGTCCCTCTTGCTCCATCCTAGGCCCGGCCCAGCTGTTGAATTCTCCAAGCCCTAAGCAAGCCCCTCGGTGGAGTGCTGGAGACATTTCCACTCCTTTCTCATATCAGGGGGCTGCTGGACAGGAATCTGTCCCCCTTCACGCTCACCCAggaaaggagtcttggtggcagaaTGGTTCAGCATTAGGTTGCTAAAGGCCAGGCCTGCAGTTCCAAAGCACTAGCTGCATCTTGGgcgagagatggggctttctactccttgagttacagtcttaggaacTCAAAGAGACAGTTGtatgctgtgagtcagcagcaaCTAGTAGGCAGGgagttcttttaaaattattattattgttttccttaCCACCCAGGACTCTTCCAAGCACATGTGACAGGAACTCAACTGAGAACCAGAGACCTTCCAGTCAATTCGGAGTCGTAGCAACCCTCAGGGCGGAGCAGAACCGCCCcatctatagggtttccaaggctgcgatcAGAAactgattgccacatctttctaccgCGGGGGAGTTCCAACCCCCACCATTACGGTCGGCAGCGGAGTGCTTGATCCAGAGTCAGGGACAGCGGACATAAAAGAGTTCAGGTTCCGCACTCCGGTCGGGCAGACGCTCTTTCTCCGTCTTGCTTCCCATTGCGTGGGCTGCTAAAGTGGCCAGCAATCTACTCTCAAAGCCTGAGAAGGTCTTGGTCCCTGATAACCGAAAGCTCAGGGACTGGACTCCCATTGGCCCGCAAGGAGCGGGAACTGAGGAGATGGGATCCTCTGATTGGCTTGGTAGTTCTTGGTTCTCCCAGGGGTGGAATCAGTTCTGGGTCATGTGGGCTGAGAGCTCTTAGTGGGGTTTTGAAAGCAGGTCGTTATTGGGAAGTGATGCACCCAGAGGGTACTCCCCAGGGGGTTTGGGACTAGAAATCTGAGTAAAGGGGAGGGTCGACAGGATCCCAGAGATTGTGATAAGGGGGCGAGCTGGGTCTCTTAGTGAAGGGCTTGGAGAACTGGAGGTGGCGGAGGTGGTGGGCCGGTGAGTGAGGTTCTCAAGGCCATTGGGGGATCAGGGTGCCGTTTACATCACCCTGTGCAAGAAGCGGTGTGCAAGAAGCGGGGGCAATATCTCCACTGGGTTCACTGTCATGTCCCCTcctctatcccccacccccaccccaacacacacagggTCTCATTGTCATCATGTTATAGCGACCCTACTGGGTCGAACGGATCCAAtgagttttcgagactgtaactctttatgggagtagaaagcctcatctttctcctccaggagtggctggtggttttgaactgctgatctcggggttagcagcccaatgtgtaaccactatgcccccaagGCTCCAGCGTAAAGCCAAACatattgctactagggttccagcCCATATGTGCATGGGCTTATCCCAATCAAGACGTGTTTGAACTTGTCTGTCTCTGTTACTTGTCATTTGTTGCAGACAAAGTCCCTGAGTAACATGTGTCTTAGTCCCCTTTGGATGTCTTCAAAGACAAGGTCCAATCAAAATGgtggtgtgttagtttgggttgatcAGAGAaacaatccagtgacactcatgtatgtaagagagagttttatatccaggagtaattgtatatttagGAAACTTCCcggcccactccagatcaagtccgtaggtTTGATATTAGGCCTTGTGTCCGATACTAGCCCACACATtctacagactcacgcagcacatgcaacgatgctgaaagcaggaagttcacaggccagtgggtcttgtggaagcatctcagcgctggcgcgggtctccatgtggctcctctagctccagggctctggctgccatcagcatggctccatgtggcttgtcaagagaaggtgaagcagagagagtgtgtgtcccgcttccagggagttcccagaatcctcaggagaaggccatgctcacacagaggcattatgggctatgacctgactgacaggctagactccacccctttgctcaagtggaCAGGAGATGATGTGACCGCCACCGTGGCTCTGGCAGGATCTGCCAGTTCACTGCAGAGAGCTCAGCTCTAGGGCGAGGGAGAAGTTctaagaaaatggaaagctgCATTGGTGAGGGAAAGGCTAGGAAAGTTTCACCAAAGAGCTCTCCCCCATCAGCATCATGTGTCTGGGCCCTCTTTGAGGGAGCAAGGCTGTACCAGGAGATTGTGTTAGGAAACCTTACCCCAGGCATCCAACTGCCCCGATTTTGCCCCTTTAGAAAgctttttgttcctcaaactcaaagaatatttcaaaggaacacaatttcaGTCCCTTGAAGAGGCCCTTTGACATGCATGGTATAAGTTGGAGAGCAGACAAATCCCTGGGAAAGGgtgaaaaaaaacaaccccagcaaagtcactgccatcaagtggattccaacttacagtgactctacaggacagggtggaactgcccctgtgggtttccaaggctgtaactctttacaggagtggaaagccccgtcttgctcccacagagaagctagtggatttgaactgctgacctcatggttaacagcccgatgagtaaccactatgccaccaggcatcCCGTGGTGGAGGGGTTAGAGCTATAGCAGCACCCCTCTCAG
This genomic interval carries:
- the SMIM45 gene encoding small integral membrane protein 45 — translated: MPHFLDWFVPVYLVTSVLILVGFGACIYYFEPGLQEAHKWRTQRPMVDRDLRKTLMVRDNLAFGGPEV